A single region of the Thermodesulfatator indicus DSM 15286 genome encodes:
- the rpoZ gene encoding DNA-directed RNA polymerase subunit omega, whose amino-acid sequence MARVTVEDCLRQEPRRFRLIHLTIRRVKQLRKGAKPLIECNNKEIVCALREIAAGKVNWENIDQLEKETEELSLGEFLDLAKLAEEKAKS is encoded by the coding sequence CAGTAGAAGATTGCTTACGCCAGGAACCCAGACGTTTTCGCTTAATACACCTGACTATCAGAAGGGTAAAACAGCTTCGTAAGGGAGCTAAGCCTTTAATAGAGTGCAACAATAAGGAAATTGTTTGTGCTCTTAGGGAAATAGCTGCTGGTAAAGTAAACTGGGAAAACATCGATCAATTAGAAAAAGAAACGGAAGAACTCTCACTAGGAGAATTCCTAGACCTTGCAAAATTAGCTGAAGAAAAAGCCAAGTCGTGA
- the moaC gene encoding cyclic pyranopterin monophosphate synthase MoaC yields the protein MSKFTHLTEDGQAQMVDVSQKVPTAREAVARGKIVLGEKVFQAVVDKNIPKGDLFATARIAGILAAKKTADLIPLCHPLPLTKVEVDFSLSPEDKSLSIEARAKTVAQTGVEMEALTAVSVAALTIYDMCKGIDKGMRITDIRLVKKTGGKSGTLILE from the coding sequence ATGAGCAAATTTACCCATTTAACAGAAGATGGACAGGCCCAGATGGTAGATGTTTCTCAAAAGGTACCTACTGCCCGAGAAGCTGTAGCTAGAGGGAAAATAGTCCTTGGAGAAAAAGTCTTTCAAGCAGTAGTTGATAAAAACATCCCTAAGGGAGATCTCTTTGCCACCGCCAGGATTGCAGGTATTCTTGCCGCTAAAAAAACAGCAGACCTTATCCCCCTTTGCCACCCTTTACCGCTAACCAAAGTCGAAGTTGACTTTTCTCTTTCCCCAGAAGATAAGAGTCTCTCTATAGAGGCTCGCGCCAAAACTGTAGCCCAAACAGGTGTTGAGATGGAAGCCCTAACCGCCGTAAGTGTAGCTGCTCTTACCATATATGACATGTGTAAAGGCATAGATAAAGGCATGCGCATTACGGATATCCGGCTAGTCAAAAAAACCGGGGGTAAAAGCGGCACTTTAATACTGGAATAA
- a CDS encoding glycoside hydrolase family 57 protein, with protein sequence MLYIAFLWHMHQPFYLDWEKGSLALPWVRLHAVKAYFDLPYLLAKYPQVKNNFNLVPSLLLQLRHYEEGKTDIFLELSRKPASELSPEEKAFLLKYFFSCHWETHIYPFPRYHELLALRGGDRPQDIERALDEFSNQDFLDLQVWFNLTWIGFGHRSEPLIKELLAKERLFTEEEKNLLLDLHIEVIKKIIPLYKELQEKGQIEISTSPFFHPILPLLIDSDMARRNLPHAPLPPRFNYPDDAAFQVEKALEYHQELFDKKPKGLWPSEGSVCPELIPIVAQAGLSWMATDEEILYKSLWRHGPAVLMKPYLATHENSQIAMVFRHHGLSDRIGFVYRTLTPEDAVSDLINTAKGLARESGLENPLLTLILDGENPWEYYADGGEGFLSALFEKITSDPEIASVTISEYLDKFPPQEEITNLYTGSWINANFDIWIGHEEENQAWELLGRTRRVLNSLKEVPEKARQAIMAAEGSDWFWWYGDHFTSLFDAEFDRLFRGHLQEVFKALGKEPIVDLFYPVRKPKPIEPEEIPVAFIKPVIDGRETFFFEWIGAGRFLPSTAGEAMYLGESLVVALYFGFDLTNFYLRLDFKDKIFDHLPEDLQTIVTFSGSKHKTQIMFKPKAKDITKTLILVKGPFRLYGKDVGEIALDRILELAVSFENLGFVVGEKVNFHLEFLENSLIRERIPRTGNLLFTVPDENFEQEMWLA encoded by the coding sequence ATGCTTTATATAGCCTTTTTATGGCACATGCATCAGCCCTTCTATCTTGACTGGGAGAAGGGCTCGCTTGCTCTTCCCTGGGTAAGGCTACATGCTGTAAAAGCCTATTTTGACCTACCCTACTTGCTTGCTAAATACCCTCAAGTCAAAAACAATTTTAATTTGGTACCAAGCTTACTTCTTCAATTACGCCATTATGAAGAAGGAAAAACTGATATTTTTCTCGAACTCTCTCGTAAACCCGCGAGCGAATTATCACCTGAAGAAAAAGCCTTTCTTTTGAAATACTTTTTTAGCTGTCATTGGGAAACACATATTTATCCTTTCCCTCGCTATCATGAACTCCTGGCTTTACGCGGTGGAGATCGGCCTCAAGATATAGAAAGGGCCCTTGATGAATTTTCGAACCAGGATTTTCTTGATCTTCAGGTATGGTTTAATCTCACCTGGATTGGCTTTGGACACCGAAGTGAACCTTTGATTAAGGAACTTTTAGCCAAAGAAAGGCTTTTTACCGAAGAAGAAAAAAATTTGCTCCTTGATCTTCACATCGAAGTTATAAAAAAAATAATACCTCTTTATAAAGAACTACAGGAGAAAGGCCAGATAGAAATATCTACCTCTCCTTTTTTTCACCCTATTCTTCCTCTTCTTATCGACTCCGATATGGCCAGACGGAATCTTCCCCACGCTCCCTTACCTCCCCGCTTTAACTATCCAGATGATGCCGCTTTTCAAGTTGAAAAAGCTTTGGAATACCACCAGGAACTATTTGACAAAAAACCAAAAGGACTGTGGCCATCAGAAGGCTCTGTTTGCCCTGAACTTATTCCTATAGTGGCCCAAGCTGGCCTTTCCTGGATGGCTACTGACGAAGAAATATTATACAAAAGCCTTTGGCGCCATGGCCCAGCAGTTCTTATGAAACCTTATTTAGCCACCCATGAGAACTCTCAAATAGCTATGGTATTTCGCCACCACGGCCTATCAGACCGTATCGGCTTTGTTTATCGCACCCTTACCCCTGAAGACGCAGTCTCAGACCTTATTAACACTGCCAAAGGACTGGCTAGAGAAAGTGGACTTGAAAATCCTCTGCTAACCTTGATTTTAGATGGAGAAAACCCCTGGGAATATTATGCCGATGGCGGTGAAGGCTTTTTATCAGCTCTTTTTGAAAAAATAACCAGCGACCCGGAAATAGCCTCTGTCACCATAAGCGAGTATCTTGATAAGTTTCCTCCTCAAGAAGAGATAACCAATCTTTACACTGGCTCCTGGATAAACGCCAACTTTGATATCTGGATAGGCCACGAGGAAGAAAATCAGGCCTGGGAACTTCTTGGCCGTACTAGAAGAGTATTGAATAGCTTAAAAGAAGTCCCTGAAAAAGCCCGTCAGGCGATAATGGCTGCAGAAGGAAGTGATTGGTTCTGGTGGTATGGGGATCATTTTACCAGCCTTTTTGACGCCGAATTTGACCGTTTGTTCAGGGGGCATTTACAAGAAGTATTTAAGGCATTAGGAAAGGAGCCTATTGTTGATCTATTTTATCCAGTAAGAAAACCTAAACCCATTGAACCAGAAGAAATTCCTGTAGCTTTTATAAAACCAGTGATTGATGGCCGGGAAACCTTCTTTTTTGAATGGATTGGAGCCGGCCGTTTTCTCCCTTCTACCGCTGGAGAGGCTATGTATCTTGGTGAAAGTCTTGTTGTTGCCCTATATTTTGGCTTTGATCTTACTAATTTTTATTTAAGGCTTGATTTTAAAGACAAAATATTTGATCATTTACCTGAAGATTTGCAGACTATAGTTACTTTTTCAGGTTCTAAACATAAAACTCAAATTATGTTTAAACCCAAAGCTAAAGACATAACAAAAACTCTTATTCTCGTTAAAGGACCATTTCGTCTTTACGGAAAAGATGTTGGAGAAATCGCTTTAGACCGAATATTAGAATTAGCAGTCTCTTTTGAAAATCTCGGTTTTGTAGTAGGAGAAAAAGTAAATTTCCATTTGGAATTTTTAGAAAATAGTTTAATTCGTGAAAGAATTCCAAGAACAGGGAACCTTTTGTTTACTGTTCCGGACGAAAATTTTGAACAAGAAATGTGGTTAGCCTAA
- the dnaJ gene encoding molecular chaperone DnaJ encodes MREKDYYQILGVSRNASQEEIKKAYRRLARQYHPDLHPGDKEAEERFKEISEAYEVLSDPEKRAIYDARGWRGLHERGYEGFTDVDDIFSTFSDLFEEFFGIRFGGGPSRERRPRRGADLSYEVTVTLEDVYFGREIPIEIERYENCSACQGTGLAPGATPQYCPTCKGKGYVVHSEGFFRLSTTCPTCHGAGTLITDPCPACKGKGRMRKKKKLSVKIPPGIEDGSIIKVTGEGEAGLMGGPPGDLYLKVRILPHEIFERKGKDLYLEVPISVIDAILGTEIEVPTMEEEVKVKVPPGIQPNESLAIEDKGLLDWRTKKRGNLILNFKVEIPKDLTPRQIELLKEFQEIEKEKRGNIFKRLWKAVKK; translated from the coding sequence GTGAGAGAAAAAGACTATTACCAAATTTTAGGTGTATCGCGTAACGCCTCGCAAGAAGAGATAAAGAAGGCGTATCGTCGTCTTGCACGCCAGTATCATCCTGACCTTCACCCTGGAGACAAAGAAGCAGAGGAACGTTTTAAAGAAATCTCCGAAGCTTACGAAGTTCTTTCTGACCCGGAAAAACGGGCTATATACGACGCACGGGGCTGGCGTGGTCTTCATGAAAGGGGCTATGAAGGCTTCACTGATGTTGACGACATTTTTAGCACTTTTTCTGACCTCTTTGAAGAATTTTTCGGCATAAGGTTTGGCGGAGGCCCAAGCAGAGAACGCCGTCCAAGAAGAGGGGCTGATCTCTCTTATGAAGTTACGGTTACCCTTGAAGATGTCTATTTTGGTCGAGAAATCCCTATAGAAATTGAACGCTATGAAAATTGTAGCGCCTGTCAGGGCACAGGCCTTGCACCTGGCGCTACTCCCCAATATTGTCCCACCTGTAAAGGGAAAGGCTATGTTGTTCACTCTGAAGGTTTCTTTAGGCTCTCTACCACCTGCCCTACGTGTCACGGAGCAGGCACTTTAATTACTGATCCTTGCCCAGCCTGTAAAGGCAAAGGGCGGATGCGTAAAAAGAAAAAGCTTTCGGTAAAAATTCCTCCTGGGATAGAAGACGGGTCTATTATAAAGGTAACAGGAGAAGGGGAAGCTGGCCTTATGGGCGGCCCCCCTGGTGACCTCTATTTAAAAGTTCGCATCCTTCCACACGAAATATTTGAAAGAAAAGGAAAAGACCTTTATCTGGAAGTGCCTATATCGGTAATAGACGCTATCCTTGGAACTGAAATCGAAGTCCCTACCATGGAAGAAGAGGTCAAGGTAAAAGTTCCTCCTGGTATCCAGCCTAATGAAAGCCTGGCCATAGAAGATAAAGGGCTTCTTGACTGGCGCACTAAAAAAAGAGGAAATCTTATTTTAAACTTCAAAGTAGAAATACCTAAAGACCTTACTCCCAGACAGATTGAGCTTCTTAAAGAATTTCAAGAAATTGAAAAAGAAAAACGAGGAAATATTTTTAAGAGACTCTGGAAAGCAGTTAAAAAATGA
- the dksA gene encoding RNA polymerase-binding protein DksA, with amino-acid sequence MDPEKLEYFRKLLLEKRERLIREALKTVGELVENPERLPDPTDQATFESDKGFELRIRDRERKLIKKIDKALKRIEEGTYGICEACGEDIDEKRLKARPEASLCIHCKREQERLEKLRGD; translated from the coding sequence ATGGATCCTGAAAAACTTGAATATTTTCGGAAGTTACTCCTGGAAAAACGGGAAAGACTTATTAGAGAAGCCCTTAAGACCGTTGGCGAACTGGTAGAAAACCCCGAAAGGCTTCCTGACCCTACAGACCAGGCCACTTTTGAAAGTGACAAAGGATTTGAACTAAGAATACGAGATAGAGAACGCAAACTGATAAAAAAGATAGATAAAGCCTTAAAACGAATCGAAGAGGGAACTTATGGTATCTGTGAGGCATGTGGTGAAGACATTGATGAAAAAAGGCTAAAAGCCCGTCCTGAAGCCTCTTTATGCATTCATTGTAAAAGAGAACAAGAAAGACTTGAAAAGCTGCGCGGTGATTGA